One window from the genome of Choloepus didactylus isolate mChoDid1 chromosome 2, mChoDid1.pri, whole genome shotgun sequence encodes:
- the PLA2G2D gene encoding group IID secretory phospholipase A2 yields MEGGSRQLLPLVSTRVMERPLLCVLVVMAGVILTQGGILNLNKMVQKVTGKVAVFSYWPYGCHCGWGGRGQPKNATDWCCRTHDCCYSHLKKERCRIHTDHYKFTYSQGDVQCPARGSWCEQQLCACDKEVAFCLRRNLDTYQKHLRYYWRPHCRDQTPEC; encoded by the exons ATGGAAGGGGGCTCCCGGCAGCTGCTCCCGCTGGTCTCCACGAGGGTCATGGAACGTCCCCTGCTGTGTGTGCTGGTGGTGATGGCTG GTGTGATTCTAACCCAGGGCGGGATCCTGAACCTGAACAAGATGGTCCAAAAAGTGACCGGGAAGGTGGCCGTCTTCTCCTACTGGCCCTACGGCTGTCACTGCGGATGGGGCGGCAGAGGCCAACCCAAGAATGCCACGGACTG GTGCTGCAGAACCCATGACTGCTGTTACTCCCACCTGAAGAAGGAGAGATGCCGCATCCACACGGACCACTACAAGTTCACCTATTCCCAGGGGGACGTCCAGTGCC CTGCCAGGGGGAGCTGGTGTGAGCAGCAGCTGTGTGCCTGTGACAAGGAGGTGGCCTTCTGCCTGCGGCGCAACCTGGACACCTACCAGAAGCACCTGCGTTACTACTGGCGGCCCCACTGCAGGGACCAGACCCCCGAGTGCTAG